The genomic DNA GCGGGTTCCGGATCAACAACGCGTTGCAGACCGAGAAAAAGGGCCTGGAGCAGCGCTTGGTGGACGCCGAGGTGCGGCTTGAGCGGCTGGGGAACATGGAGAAGATCCTCGAATCCTACGACGCGACCGAGCTGCAATCCCTTCTGGCCGCCGCCACGACCGAGGCCGAGCATCCCGAACCGCGGGAAGAGATCAACCTGAACACGATCTTCACCCGCGCCGACACCCGCCAGGTGGGCGTTGAAAACATGCAGGCCAAGCTGGCGGGCCGCAAGCTGACCGTCTCCTTCGAGTTGAACAACCTCCAGGCCTCCAAGGCCATGGCCGGACAGGCGGACTTCCTCTTTCTGACCAAGGGCGGCAAGGCCGAGGACGCTGAAACCAACAAGGCCGACCTGTCGTTTCAGATTCAACGATTCAAGCGCATTCAAACCACTTTCCTCCTGCCCGAGGGCATGGAGCGCAAGGACCTCTTCGGGCTGCGCCTTGAAATCAAGGGAAAGGATGGAGATGTCGTTTTTGCCGAAACGTATCCCTTCTACCACATTCTGGCTTCTTAGCCTGATTCTTCTTTCCTTTGCCTCCCAGGCCGACGCAGGCTCGTGGGAGCATTCCTTTTTCGCGGGCACGCAATATCCACTCAAGGTCGTCTACCTCCAGGGTGAGCGGCCCGGCCCTACTGTCATGGTTCAGGGCGGTATCCAGGGCGACGAAACTTCCGGATACATCACCGCTCAACTCCTTTCGCGCGGCAAGGTCCTGCGGGGCAATCTGATCGTCCTGCCGCGCGCCAACGTGCCGTCCATCAATCTGCGCAAGCGGCAGATCAACGTGGACATGAACCGGCGCTTCGATCAAAATTACAATCGTTTCTACGAGGACCGCGTGGCTCGGGTCATCCGCTATCTGCTCAATCAGGCGGACGCCTTCATCCATCTGCACGAGGGCAGCGGCTTCTACAATCCGACCTACGTGGACAACCTGCGCAACCCCAAGCGGTACGGCCAGTCCTTTATCGTGGATACCCTTGCCTACAACCAGATCGATCTGGCGGGCACAGTGGCTCCGGTACTGGACGAGTTGAATGACCATATCGGGATGAGCGACTACAAGTTCCGGCTGTTCAATACGAAAACCTTCGACAAGGGCACCAGCTATCCCGAGATGCGCAAGTCCCTGACCTGTTACGCCCTTGCCGAGCACAACATCCCGGCCGTGGCCGTGGAGGTCTCCAAGTCCATCATTCAGATAGACTGGAAGGTCCGGCAGCAGTTGACCGCCACCATCATGCTTCTCCATCGTCTCGGCGTCGAAGTGGCTCCGCCCGAGTTTACCGACGAGGACGTCCTGGCCTATGCCCGCAAGGGGGTCACGGTCACGGTCAACGGGCGTACCCTGGGCAAGGACCGGGTCATCAATCTTGCGCCCGGATCGACCCTGGCCGTGAAACAAGTTTCCTCGGGGCCGAGCGAGTTCGCTCCCGAGCTCGCCCTGTTCGCCTCGGACCGGCCCGGCGTGAACCTCATCAACGCCCGCCGCATGGCTCTTGAGCCGTTCTCCGAGTTGGAATTGCGCTCCGATGGCCGAAAGGTGGCCAAGGCGCAGGTTCGCTGGACCGGCAGGCTTCCCAACGCGCCGGGCGACGACACCCCGGTGTTCGTCTGTTGGCTCAACGGCAACCCGGTGTTCGTGCGCGAGGGCGAAACCCTTCATGCCGTGCTCGGCGACCAGCTCATTCTCGAAGGCGTTTGGGGCAGCGATCTCAAGGAGGTCGTCAACCTCAAGGGGTTCGTGGCCATCCCCTGGGCAAACAACGGCCAGGACCTGGGCTGGGAGATCATTCTGGACCCCGACAATTTCATGTCCAAGTACGCCCTTGAGGAAGACAGCTCGTCCGGGACGCTGTTCCGGGTGGTCAGAGAGACGCCCGGCGTTCCCCGGTCCACTTTCTACGTCGAAATCCTGCCGCGCACCGTGCTTGCGCTTCGCCTTGGCGACGAGCGTGGACAGAATCTTCTCATCCCGTGGATTTCCGGCGGCAGCTACAGGCTGCCCGAGGGCGAGTACGTGTTCGAGTCCGCATGGAGCAACGGCCCGGACGACAAGCTTGTGGCGCTGGCCGGGGATGTGCCCCTTGAAAAAGGCCGCTCTTTCCGGGTGGATTACGCCCAGCCCCTCAAGTTGACCGTGCGCCAGGCCACCACCTTTGGCGACATCGGGTCCATGACATTCACTGCCGGCGGTTTGGCCAGCCGGGAGACGCGCGGCCTGCACTAGTCTGCGACGCCGTATCAAACGCGACGAGCCCCGCCTGGAATCATCCGGCGGGGCTCGTTGCGTTCAATGGAAGAGGAAGGGTCAGCCCATAAGCAGGCCGACAAGGGCCAAGGCCACGCCCAGGCAGAGCAGCACGGCTCCGAACTCCAGCGCGCCGTACAGGAGCAGCACGGCGGCCACGAGGATGAGTAGAACGCCGGAGGTCACGGCCAGACGCGGGGAGAGCGTCATCTTTCGCGTGATCTCGTCTATAGGCCGCTTCACGGCCTGGCCGCATCGGCGGCATTTGCGGTCTTGGGGGCGGATGGCCGCTCCGCATTTGGCGCATTTCATGGACAGGCGGTTAGCACAGTTTATGCCCAGGGAAAACCCTTAATTCCAGACGGTTGTGATTTTCAGATATATACGGTCGGTTCGCCTTCGGCATGTCGTTCTCGTGCGATCGGAACCGGCTTCAATTGGAAAACGCCCGCCGCGCGTCAGGGTCACGCGCGGCGGGCTGATGGTTTGCGAAGCGGAAGGGCTGTGCGTGCTAGTCGTATATTTCCGGGTTGAGGCAGGTCTCGGGTTTCCGGCCTTCGAGCATGGCGATGAGGTTACGGGCTGCCAGGACGGCCATGTCGGCGCGCGCCGAGGCGGTGCCGGAGCCGATGTGGGGCAGCAGGACCACGTTTTCCAGCTCGGCCAAGCCGGGCGTGAGGGCGGGCTCGTTCTCGTACACGTCCAGACCGGCTCCGGCTATTTCGCCGGTCTTGAGGGCGTGGAGCAGGGCCTGTTCGTCGATCACAGGACCGCGTCCCGTATTGATGATGCAGGCGGTCGGCTTCATGCGCACAAAGGCGTCGGCTCCGAACAGATGCTTGGTGCCGGGATTGAGCGGGGTGTGTAGTGATATGTAATCCGACGCCTCCAACAACTCCTCAAAGGAGACCAGGCGGGCGTTCAGCTCGGATTCAAGTACTTCGTTCCGGCGGTTGGAAGAGCTGGTGTACAGGACCGGCATGTTGAATCCACGGCTCATGCGGGCCATGGCCGTGCCGATGCGGCCAGCGCCCACGATGCCCAGGGTCTTGCCGGAAACGTCGCCGCCGATGAATTGCAGGGGGCCCCAGCCGGGCCATTCGCCCGAGCGCATGAGCCGGTCCGCGGGGATGACCTGCCGGGCCACGGCGAAGAGCAGGGCCCAGGCGCATTCGGCGGTGGCGTTGGTCAGCACGTCCGGGGTGTTGGACACGGGCATTGATCGCCGGGTGGCTTCGGGCACGTCGATGTTGTCGAAACCGACGGCGTAGTTGGCGTATCCCTTGAGTTTGGGAGCCGCGTCGAAAAACTCGGCGTCGATCCTCTCGGTGAGCAGGCCGATCACGCCTTCGCAGTCGGCGACGATTTTTAGCAGTTCGTTGCGGGACACGGGGGCGTCCACGGGGTTGACTTCCACCTCGGCCACCCGTCGGAGCAGGGCGAGCCCTTCTTCGGGGATTTGGCGGGTGACGTACACCTTTGGTCGATCCATTCTTTCCTCCTTGGATGTTCCACCAAAGAATGCGGTCAGGCGGCCAAGGAGTCAATCGCCGATTGGCGCAACTGAAAAGTCCCCTGTAGGTTGACCTACAGGGGACTTTGCTAGCGTGGTGCGCCCGGCACGATTCGAACGTGCGATCTTTCGGTTCGTAGCCGAATGCTCTATCCAGCTGAGCCACGGGCGCGCAAACGAGATGCATGTCTATGCGTAACCTCGTCGGACGTCAAGCGCTTTTTTCCGATTTTTTTCATTTGGTGGGAAAAATATTGGCCTGAACGGCAGATCTGGCGTCATCCCGTTCCGCCAACCGGACCGGGCCGTTGCCGGAAAAACGCGTCATACGGGGGATAATCGGGAGTCCCGTTCTGATTCGCCACTCAATCGCGCTCGTGGACATGGTTCTGTGGGACATGGAAAAAATTTTTCTAGAAAGAAGCATTCTTTTTCGTTTATGCCTGTTTTCGGATGCGTACGATTGAAAAAAAAGTCAGTTTTTTCTTTTTCGGATTGAAAAAAAAGGCGTTTTTTCGTTCGCGGGGCGCGCCGGGCAGAGTGGCCAATGAGATGTATTTTCCCCTTGCCTATGGATGGGGGGTGCGGCAACGTTGGGGTGTAAGCAACCATACGGGAACAACTTAATGTCCACTCTCGAAGAGAAAATTCTGCATAGTGAAGCCCTCCTGTCCGACCTGGCCGGACGAGTCGACCCCGCCCGGGTTCGCGTGGCCTGGACCGGAGGCAAGGATTCCACCGTTGTCCTGTTTATCTGGAAGACTCTGGTTGAACATGCCGGGGCCGGTCCGGTGCGGGCCATCAATCTCGATACCGGCTGCAAATTTCCGGAGGTGCTCGCTTTCCGCGACCGCATGGCCGCTGCGTGGGGCGTGGACCTTCATGTCGCCCGGCCCGCCGTCGCCCTTGCAGGCTATCCCCTGGCCCGCGATCCGCTCGTCTGCTGTCGCGAACTTAAAGTGGAGCCGTTGAAGAAGGCGGTGCGGGAAACCGGGACCGATTTCCTTCTGACCGGCATTCGCCGGGATGAGCACCCCGACCGCATCGCGCGGAAGGAGATGGAGGAGCGGAGCGATCCGGACCATACTCTGGTCAACCCGCTGCTCGACTGGACCGAATCCGACGTCTGGGCTTTCCACGCCCGCTTCGGCCTGCCGCACTGCGAGCTTTACGATCAAGGGTACCGTTCCCTTGGCTGCCGCCCCTGCACCACGCTTCCCGACGTGCAGGGTGGTGAGCGGTCCGGCCGAGCCGGAGGCAAGGAGGCGGTCCTGTCCGCCCTGACCAATCTCGGATACTTCTGACTAGTCCGAAAGTCCGAGTGTCGAATCTCTCGGAAGCCCTGTCAGGTGGGGATTGTGCTTTTTTTCACGACATTCCATACTTTTTCGAGACGGACTTTTTCAAAAACGTCAAATAGTGCGAGATCGTGTGTAGATACGGTCGCTTGCAGCGTGTTTGAGTATGAGGCAAAAGTTCGGTTCGGGCCTTGACCTGGGTGTCAACTTCACCTAAGGACAAGTGTTTATTAGGCTAAGGGGTAAGTGCAAACGCACTGGTTTTTCGGTTGGAGGTGAACCGGAATCCAGGTGCCTGCTGTACTCGTTCTTCATCTTCTGAAACGAGGTCTTCATGTCAAATCTGTTAGTGCTTCTCATCCTGCTGCCGATGGCAGCGGCGGTGGTCTGCTATTTCGTGCGGTCTTCGTCCGTGCGGAAGCTGACCGTACTCGCCACTGGGGGCATCCTGACGCTCGCGTCGTTAGGGCTGCTTTCGCAGGGGACGTTTGCGCCGATCGAGGTCGGCTCATTCCTGGGCATCGGCAGCGATTTCTTGGTTACCGTCCTGGATTTCGTCCTGCTGGGTGTCATTTTCTTTTATGGTTATAAACACAAGAGCCTGCTGGTTCAGGGCTTCACGTTGGCCCAGACGGTTCTCCTCGTCTGGTTCGAGGTGGTCATGGTCGGCCACGAGGCCGTGCCCGCGCTGATGGGCGACCAGCTCACCCTGGTCATGGTCCTGGTCATCTCGATCATCGGTTCTCTGATCTGCGTCTTCGCTATTCCTTATATGAAGGAACACGAAGAGCATCTGGGCCTGAAGAAGACGCGCCAGCCGCGGTTCTTCTTCTTCATGCTGCTGTTCCTGGGCGCCATGAACGGTCTGGTCCTGTCCAACAATATCCTGTGGATGTACTTCTTCTTCGAAGTGACCACCCTGTGCTCCTTCATGCTCATCGGGCATGACGCCACCGAGATCGCCACGAAGAACTCCATCCGGGCCTTGTGGATGAACGCCTTCGGAGGCCTGGCCTTCGTCGTCGGCATGATGCTGGTCTACGCCCATGCCGGAACGCTGAACATCTCCGCGATGCTGGCCCTCGGCCCCTCTGGCGCCATGATGGTCACCGGCGTCGCCTTCCTCTGTCTGGCCGGTTTCACCAAAGCCGCCCAGGTCCCGTTCCAGTCCTGGCTGCTCGGGGCCATGGTCGCTCCGACCCCGGTTTCCGCACTCCTGCACTCCTCAACAATGGTTAAGGCGGGCGTGTTCGTGGTTCTGCGGTTCGCCCCGATCTATGCCGGAACCTTCTTGTCCACGGGCATCGCTCTGTGCGGCGCTTTCACCTTCCTCAGCTGCGCCGCACTTGGCGTGGGGCAGTCCAACGGTAAGAAAATCCTGGCTTATTCCACAGTGGCCAACCTCGGCCTGATTATCTGCTGCGCCGGCATCAACACCCCGTTGGCGTTGACCGCGGCGATTATGCTCATCCTCTTCCA from Pseudodesulfovibrio thermohalotolerans includes the following:
- a CDS encoding NADH-quinone oxidoreductase subunit 5 family protein — translated: MSNLLVLLILLPMAAAVVCYFVRSSSVRKLTVLATGGILTLASLGLLSQGTFAPIEVGSFLGIGSDFLVTVLDFVLLGVIFFYGYKHKSLLVQGFTLAQTVLLVWFEVVMVGHEAVPALMGDQLTLVMVLVISIIGSLICVFAIPYMKEHEEHLGLKKTRQPRFFFFMLLFLGAMNGLVLSNNILWMYFFFEVTTLCSFMLIGHDATEIATKNSIRALWMNAFGGLAFVVGMMLVYAHAGTLNISAMLALGPSGAMMVTGVAFLCLAGFTKAAQVPFQSWLLGAMVAPTPVSALLHSSTMVKAGVFVVLRFAPIYAGTFLSTGIALCGAFTFLSCAALGVGQSNGKKILAYSTVANLGLIICCAGINTPLALTAAIMLILFHAVSKSLLFLCVGTIEQAIGSRDIEDMRGLYGEHPRTALITIIGILSMMLPPFGVLLGKWMAIEASADSNLFVVVMLALGSALMVVYLARWAGSLMGTREPGASPESQPLLIRVPLMTLCLGAVVLSLTSPWFYNSMLAPWIGSAPFTVGFGSLESAHGTFVVVPLFLVLGLGLLYAVKAASGYRKVKIMPPYVSGVNSSADGTYVGPMNGDVPFSTGNLYLGELFAEPKLTPIFNALAVALIVLMLGGAL
- a CDS encoding M14/M99 family metallopeptidase, whose protein sequence is MSFLPKRIPSTTFWLLSLILLSFASQADAGSWEHSFFAGTQYPLKVVYLQGERPGPTVMVQGGIQGDETSGYITAQLLSRGKVLRGNLIVLPRANVPSINLRKRQINVDMNRRFDQNYNRFYEDRVARVIRYLLNQADAFIHLHEGSGFYNPTYVDNLRNPKRYGQSFIVDTLAYNQIDLAGTVAPVLDELNDHIGMSDYKFRLFNTKTFDKGTSYPEMRKSLTCYALAEHNIPAVAVEVSKSIIQIDWKVRQQLTATIMLLHRLGVEVAPPEFTDEDVLAYARKGVTVTVNGRTLGKDRVINLAPGSTLAVKQVSSGPSEFAPELALFASDRPGVNLINARRMALEPFSELELRSDGRKVAKAQVRWTGRLPNAPGDDTPVFVCWLNGNPVFVREGETLHAVLGDQLILEGVWGSDLKEVVNLKGFVAIPWANNGQDLGWEIILDPDNFMSKYALEEDSSSGTLFRVVRETPGVPRSTFYVEILPRTVLALRLGDERGQNLLIPWISGGSYRLPEGEYVFESAWSNGPDDKLVALAGDVPLEKGRSFRVDYAQPLKLTVRQATTFGDIGSMTFTAGGLASRETRGLH
- a CDS encoding 2-hydroxyacid dehydrogenase is translated as MDRPKVYVTRQIPEEGLALLRRVAEVEVNPVDAPVSRNELLKIVADCEGVIGLLTERIDAEFFDAAPKLKGYANYAVGFDNIDVPEATRRSMPVSNTPDVLTNATAECAWALLFAVARQVIPADRLMRSGEWPGWGPLQFIGGDVSGKTLGIVGAGRIGTAMARMSRGFNMPVLYTSSSNRRNEVLESELNARLVSFEELLEASDYISLHTPLNPGTKHLFGADAFVRMKPTACIINTGRGPVIDEQALLHALKTGEIAGAGLDVYENEPALTPGLAELENVVLLPHIGSGTASARADMAVLAARNLIAMLEGRKPETCLNPEIYD
- a CDS encoding phosphoadenosine phosphosulfate reductase family protein yields the protein MSTLEEKILHSEALLSDLAGRVDPARVRVAWTGGKDSTVVLFIWKTLVEHAGAGPVRAINLDTGCKFPEVLAFRDRMAAAWGVDLHVARPAVALAGYPLARDPLVCCRELKVEPLKKAVRETGTDFLLTGIRRDEHPDRIARKEMEERSDPDHTLVNPLLDWTESDVWAFHARFGLPHCELYDQGYRSLGCRPCTTLPDVQGGERSGRAGGKEAVLSALTNLGYF